The sequence AGAAGCCGCGCTTGTCGAACTTGGCTTCGTATAACTCGGGATTGATGTCGTGGTGGTCGAAAATGTACTTCACGCCCAGCAGCTTGAACGGCAGCGCCACCAGAAAGATCAGGTCAGGCGGATTGCAGCCCTGGATCACGTCGATCCCGCGCGTGAAGTAGATCTTCCATGCCAGAACCGTTTCCCAGAACAGCGCCGCGCCATATTCCAGCAGGAAGCCCGCGCTCCGCTTGCCTCAATCGGCAGTGGGTGGCGGTGGATGTCGATCCCGTCGATGACCTCGAAGCGCTTTTCGTAGCCCTTGCCCGTCGGGCAGATGATCGAAACCAGTGCGCCCGCCGCCTTGAGCGTCCGCGCCTCCTGCCACACCCGCCGGTCGAACGGCAAAGGCAGGTTTTCGACCACGATCAGGACTTTCTTGCCTGCCAGCGGAGAGCCGGGAATTTCCGTCGGAACTCAAAGTCCCCGGCTGCAACCGGCATGGTCATGCAATAGCGCTCACGTCGACGATGCGGGCGGCGCCAAGGTCAGGTCTTTGATCAGTCTGTTAGTCGATACCACGACGGCATAGTCGCGGGTTTCGGCAGTCGCCTTGTCGACCAGCAATCCGTCGATCGAAGGCAGGATCGCATAAGCGTAGCCAAGGTTCTGCCCGACGAGACTCTCAGGTTTCAGCTGCGGATCGTAGATGTCGAGCGCGTATCCGGCATCGAGCAGCTTGCGCGCCATGTCCACCGCCGGGCTTTCACGCAAGTCGTCGGTGTCGGCCTTGAATGCCAGCCCGACCAGCAGGACCCGTCCGCCGGGCGCGACGCCCTTGGTCACGTGAAGAAACTGGTGATGCTTGTGCGCGTCATTGCTGCGCAGCAATGAGTCGAACAGATGCGTCTGCGATCCGGTATCGGCCGCAATATGCTGCAGGGCCGCGCACGTCCTTGGGCAGACATGATCCACCGAACGGTCCGCCGGGACGGGTGTAATAAGGCGAGATATTGAGCTTGGTGTCGGAAACGAAGATCTGGTGGACCTGCCGCGCAGAAATGCCGATGTTCTGGCATACCCGGCCAACCTCGTTAGCGAACGCTACCTTGACGGCGTGCCAGGTGTTGTCGACGAACTTGGTGATCTCGGCTTCGCGAATGCCGACATGGAAGATCGGTGCCTCAATCCCCTCGTGCAGCGCAACCATCTTTTCCGATGGCGTGCCGTCAATCGTGCCAAGCACGATCTTGGGCGGGTTGAAGTAATCGTCGATCGCCGTGGCTTCGCGCAAAAATTCGGGATTGTAGACCAACTCGACCAAGTCGTCCGAGCGCTCGCCCAGCAGCGAACGGAAGATCGGCTGGATCATCTGCTCGGTCGTTCCGGGCCGCATGGTAGAACGATAGACAACGGTCAGCGGTCCCTTGCGGTCGGGCTTGATCGAGGCGGCGATGGCCCGCGTCACCTGGACGATGTAGCTCATGTTGTGGGCGCCATCGACGCCGCTTGGCGTGCCGACGCAGACAATCGCGATATCGCAATCGTCCAGCTTGTCGCCGATTTCGGTGACGGCTTCGAGCCTCCCTTCCGCGCGGGCCTTGCTGATCAGATCGTCCAATCCCGGCTCATAGACCGGTGACTTGCCGGAATTGAGGGTCTCCACCTTGGCGGGACTTACGTCGATTCCGAGAACTTCATGCCCCTGACTTGCAATACACCCTGCTGCGGTGCAACCCACGTAGCCGAGGCCGAGAATGGCAATCTTCAAATGTATTCTCCTGACGCGAAATCATGCCGCCTGGAATCAGGGGGCTCGACAAGGAAATTGAACCAGTCAAATCAGGTGCTTGCAGTTCCGTGCTGAATGGCTGCGGGAAAATCCGAAATGAACTGAAGTTGGTCTAGCAACTCGGCGATTATGGTGCAATGC is a genomic window of Novosphingobium sp. MMS21-SN21R containing:
- a CDS encoding nucleotide sugar dehydrogenase; this encodes MKIAILGLGYVGCTAAGCIASQGHEVLGIDVSPAKVETLNSGKSPVYEPGLDDLISKARAEGRLEAVTEIGDKLDDCDIAIVCVGTPSGVDGAHNMSYIVQVTRAIAASIKPDRKGPLTVVYRSTMRPGTTEQMIQPIFRSLLGERSDDLVELVYNPEFLREATAIDDYFNPPKIVLGTIDGTPSEKMVALHEGIEAPIFHVGIREAEITKFVDNTWHAVKVAFANEVGRVCQNIGISARQVHQIFVSDTKLNISPYYTRPGGPFGGSCLPKDVRGPAAYCGRYRIADASVRLIAAQQ
- a CDS encoding glycosyltransferase; protein product: MVENLPLPFDRRVWQEARTLKAAGALVSIICPTGKGYEKRFEVIDGIDIHRHPLPIEASGARASCWNMARRCSGKRFWHGRSTSRAGST
- a CDS encoding UDP binding domain-containing protein; translated protein: MLRSNDAHKHHQFLHVTKGVAPGGRVLLVGLAFKADTDDLRESPAVDMARKLLDAGYALDIYDPQLKPESLVGQNLGYAYAILPSIDGLLVDKATAETRDYAVVVSTNRLIKDLTLAPPASST